The following proteins are encoded in a genomic region of Periophthalmus magnuspinnatus isolate fPerMag1 chromosome 10, fPerMag1.2.pri, whole genome shotgun sequence:
- the LOC117378020 gene encoding protocadherin gamma-A11-like yields the protein MVFLKKICVFFLFFTWIEAAWGDVSYTLPEETKQGWVIGNIAKDLGLKSGVLSHRKARIDTEGTEKRYFDVNVDNGNLVVADRIDREELCGERASCVVKRELVLESPLELHRISVHVQDINDNAPKFNEEVISLEISESAIRGARFLIEEAHDEDVGQNSIQQYSLNKNENFVLIISGNTIELVLDKELDREKQQEIDLILTAFDGGSPQRSGTVAIHVTVLDANDNAPVFSQAVYKASLPENSPLDTVVLTVSATDADEGVNGDVSYDFGRVTEDVKKTFSLNPKTGEIRVIGNIDFEATASFEIRVKAKDGLGLSSHGKVIISVTDVNDNAPVVSLKSLSDTMAENTPPGTEVGIINVQDRDSENNRQVRCSLQTGVPFKLVPSIKSYYSLVTTEQLDRELVSDYNITITATDEGSPPLSSSKTVHLTVADINDNPPVFEEQSYSAHVTENNKPGSTLCSIAARDPDWRQNGTVVYSLLPGEVNGAPVSSYVSVNGDTGVIHAVRAFDYEQFRSFKVHVMARDNGSPPLSSNTTVNVFISDVNDNSPQILYPTPEGNSFMTELVPKAAHAGSLVSKVIAVDADSGQNAWLSYHIVKSTDPGLFTICLHSGEIRSQRDVSESDSMKQNLIVSVKDNGQPPLSATCSMYLLISDNLAEVPELKDISYDERDSKLTSYLIIALVSVSTFFLTFIIIVLGVRFCRRRKPRLLFDGAVAIPSGYLPPNYADVDGTGTLRSTYNYDGYMTTGSRTSDFKFVSSYNDNTLPADQTLRKSPTDFSDVFGDLEECSEVCNCN from the coding sequence ATGGTATTTCTAAAGAAAATCTGTGTATTTTTCTTGTTCTTCACGTGGATTGAGGCAGCGTGGGGAGATGTGAGCTACACCTTACCAGAGGAAACCAAACAAGGATGGGTTATTGGAAATATAGCAAAAGACCTGGGTCTGAAGAGCGGCGTATTAAGCCACAGAAAAGCCCGCATTGACACCGAGGGGACGGAGAAGCGCTACTTTGACGTAAACGTGGACAACGGAAACCTGGTTGTTGCAGACAGAATTGACCGAGAGGAGCTTTGTGGTGAAAGGGCGTCGTGTGTCGTTAAACGGGAGCTTGTTCTGGAGAGTCCTCTGGAGCTGCACCGAATTAGCGTTCACGTCCAAGATATTAATGACAACGCACCGAAATTTAACGAAGAGGTTATTAGTCTTGAGATAAGTGAATCTGCAATCAGGGGGGCTCGTTTTCTGATAGAGGAGGCGCACGATGAGGATGTGGGGCAGAATTCTATTCAACAATACAGTTTAAACAAAAACGAGaactttgttttaataatatctgGAAATACCATCGAGCTGGTGCTGGATAAAGAATTAGATCGTGAAAAACAACAGGAAATAGATTTGATTTTGACAGCTTTTGATGGCGGGTCTCCACAGAGATCAGGGACCGTGGCCATACACGTCACTGTATTGGACGCTAATGATAACGCCCCTGTGTTCAGCCAGGCCGTGTATAAAGCCAGTCTGCCTGAAAACTCCCCACTAGACACTGTAGTGCTGACTGTTAGTGCGACTGATGCAGATGAAGGTGTCAATGGTGACGTGAGTTATGATTTTGGGCGTGTTACTGAAGATGTGAAAAAGACTTTCAGTTTAAATCCAAAAACAGGGGAAATAAGAGTTATTGGCAACATTGACTTTGAAGCCACAGCCTCTTTTGAAATACGTGTTAAAGCAAAAGATGGATTAGGATTGTCATCTCATGGAAAAGTCATAATTTCTGTCACAGATGTCAATGACAATGCTCCTGTGGTCAGTTTAAAATCCCTGTCAGATACAATGGCAGAAAATACCCCTCCTGGTACAGAGGTGGGCATCATTAATGTGCAGGACAGAGACTCAGAGAACAACAGACAGGTCCGCTGCTCCCTTCAGACTGGGGTCCCTTTCAAGTTAGTACCTTCCATAAAAAGCTATTATTCTCTAGTGACCACAGAACAGCTGGACCGTGAGCTAGTGTCTGATTACAACATTACAATCACTGCCACTGACgagggctctcctcctctgtcctcctctaaaACTGTCCACTTAACTGTAGCTGACATCAATGACAACCCTCCTGTGTTTGAGGAGCAGTCCTACAGCGCACATGTGACTGAAAATAACAAACCTGGCTCCACTTTATGTTCTATTGCTGCTCGAGACCCAGATTGGAGACAAAACGGGACAGTGGTTTATTCTCTGTTACCTGGTGAGGTGAATGGGGCCCCAGTGTCCTCCTATGTATCTGTTAATGGAGACACAGGGGTGATCCATGCTGTGAGGGCTTTTGATTATGAACAGTTCAGGAGTTTTAAAGTCCATGTGATGGCCAGAGACAATGGCTCTCCTCCACTCAGCAGCAACACGACAGTCAATGTGTTTATATCTGACGTGAACGACAACTCTCCCCAAATACTGTACCCCACCCCGGAGGGGAACTCCTTCATGACTGAACTGGTCCCTAAAGCTGCACATGCAGGCTCTCTGGTGTCCAAAGTGATAGCAGTGGACGCAGACTCTGGACAGAACGCCTGGCTGTCCTATCACAtagtcaaatccactgatccgGGACTTTTTACTATCTGTCTCCACAGTGGAGAGATCCGGAGCCAGCGGGACGTCTCTGAATCTGACAGCATGAAACAGAaccttattgtgtcagtgaagGATAACGGacagcctcctctctctgccacctgctccatGTATTTACTGATCTCTGATAACTTGGCTGAAGTGCCTGAACTCAAGGACATTTCTTATGATGAGAGGGACTCAAAGCTGACATCCTATCTGATCATTGCACTGGTGTCAGTGTCCACATTTTTCCTCACCTTCATTATTATTGTCCTGGGTGTGAGGTTCTGTCGCAGGAGGAAGCCCAGACTGTTGTTTGATGGAGCAGTTGCAATCCCCAGTGGTTATCTGCCTCCTAATTATGCAGATGTTGACGGCACAGGAACTTTACGCAGCACTTACAACTATGATGGATACATGACGACTGGATCCAGGACAAGTGACTTTAAGTTTGTGTCGTCCTACAATGACAACACGCTGCCTGCAGATCAGACACTGAGAAAAAGCCCCACTGACTTTTCTGACGTCTTTGGAGATTTAGAAGAATGCTCAGAGGTATGCAACTGCAATTAA